In a single window of the Xylanimonas protaetiae genome:
- a CDS encoding glycogen debranching N-terminal domain-containing protein, protein MTAETVPLQPLLHDLQVTLRAPSQVWCSPDGQVHPRGLHGVYHADVRVLSEAVVRVDGALPEAVAAGGTGPGTFEASAVLRSIDGPGADPTTLLRRRRTVAPGQVSEELEVSCGTEAPVSGRLTVHVASDLTRTETVKQGLPTTPVAPQATGDGVRWSDDGADVVVTAPGAQVTIDDAGATLAWDLQAAPGSPVTVGWSVRSQVAAVVHAPAAPDPEWAVPAVEADDRRLAALVTRSLADLGGLRMSADFAPDETFLAAGAPWFFTLFGRDSIWAARLLLPLGTDLARGTLRTLAARQGTKDDPATAEQPGKILHEVRSQELKGEGGMSLPPLYYGTVDATSLWVCLLHDAWRWGMARDDVEALLPALDKALTWMRDHGDADGDGFLDYADATGHGLSNQGWKDSGDSIQWKDGRLAEGPIALSEVQAYAHEAALGGADLLDALGRPGSQEWRDWAAALKARFRQKFWLHDDDGPYVAIALDRHGAAVDSVASNMGHLLGTGILDPDEERAVARRLVSDDMSSGYGLRTLSTTSQGYWPLGYHRGTVWTHDTAIAVVGLAKAGLGAEAGVLARGLLEAAPHFAYQLPELYGGNAVGDGPGPLPYPAACHPQAWSAASAVAILTAALGLDPQPDGGLAATPPTPSAIGALRVDGLRVGGRSFRVQASPEGAAEVTASA, encoded by the coding sequence CGGGCCCCGGCACGTTCGAGGCGTCCGCGGTGCTGCGGTCGATCGACGGCCCCGGCGCCGACCCGACGACGCTGCTGCGCCGACGCCGCACGGTCGCGCCGGGGCAGGTGAGCGAGGAGCTCGAGGTGTCCTGCGGCACCGAGGCGCCCGTGAGCGGCCGCCTCACGGTCCACGTGGCCTCCGACCTGACCCGCACCGAGACCGTCAAGCAGGGGCTCCCGACCACGCCCGTGGCCCCCCAGGCCACCGGCGACGGCGTCCGCTGGTCCGACGACGGCGCCGACGTCGTCGTCACCGCGCCGGGAGCCCAGGTCACCATCGACGACGCCGGTGCGACGCTCGCGTGGGACCTCCAGGCGGCCCCGGGCAGCCCCGTCACGGTGGGCTGGTCGGTCCGGTCGCAGGTCGCGGCCGTCGTGCACGCCCCCGCCGCCCCCGACCCGGAGTGGGCGGTCCCCGCCGTCGAGGCGGACGACCGGCGCCTCGCCGCGCTGGTCACGCGCTCGCTCGCGGACCTCGGCGGGCTGCGCATGAGCGCCGACTTCGCCCCCGACGAGACGTTCCTCGCCGCGGGCGCCCCGTGGTTCTTCACGCTGTTCGGCCGCGACTCGATCTGGGCCGCCCGGCTGCTGCTACCCCTGGGCACCGACCTGGCCCGCGGCACGCTGCGCACGCTCGCCGCCCGGCAGGGCACCAAGGACGACCCGGCGACGGCCGAGCAGCCGGGCAAGATCCTGCACGAGGTGCGCTCCCAGGAGCTCAAGGGCGAGGGCGGCATGTCGCTGCCGCCGCTCTACTACGGCACCGTCGACGCGACCAGCCTGTGGGTGTGCCTGCTCCACGACGCCTGGCGGTGGGGCATGGCGCGCGACGACGTCGAGGCCCTGCTGCCCGCGCTCGACAAGGCGCTGACGTGGATGCGCGACCACGGCGACGCCGACGGCGACGGGTTCCTCGACTACGCCGACGCCACCGGGCACGGCCTGTCGAACCAGGGCTGGAAGGACTCGGGCGACTCCATCCAGTGGAAGGACGGCAGGCTCGCCGAGGGCCCGATCGCCTTGTCCGAGGTGCAGGCCTACGCCCACGAGGCGGCTCTGGGCGGCGCGGACCTGCTCGACGCCCTCGGGCGCCCCGGGTCTCAGGAGTGGCGCGACTGGGCCGCCGCCCTCAAGGCGCGCTTCCGCCAGAAGTTCTGGCTGCACGACGACGACGGCCCGTACGTCGCGATCGCCCTCGACAGGCACGGCGCCGCGGTCGACTCCGTGGCCTCCAACATGGGACACCTGCTCGGCACGGGCATCCTCGACCCCGACGAGGAGCGCGCGGTCGCCCGCCGGCTCGTCTCAGACGACATGTCGTCCGGGTACGGGCTGCGCACCCTGTCGACGACGTCGCAGGGGTACTGGCCGCTCGGGTACCACCGCGGGACGGTCTGGACGCACGACACGGCCATCGCCGTCGTCGGGCTCGCGAAGGCCGGGCTGGGTGCCGAGGCCGGGGTGCTCGCCCGCGGGCTGCTCGAGGCGGCCCCGCACTTCGCGTACCAGCTGCCCGAGCTGTACGGCGGCAACGCCGTCGGCGACGGGCCAGGACCGCTGCCGTACCCGGCCGCGTGCCACCCGCAGGCGTGGTCGGCGGCGTCGGCCGTCGCGATCCTCACGGCAGCGCTCGGCCTCGACCCGCAGCCCGACGGCGGGCTCGCGGCCACGCCCCCGACGCCGTCGGCGATCGGTGCGCTGCGCGTCGACGGGCTGCGCGTCGGCGGGCGGTCGTTCCGCGTGCAGGCCTCGCCCGAGGGGGCGGCGGAGGTCACGGCGTCGGCCTGA
- a CDS encoding VOC family protein produces MNLVQVALRAEDLDRATDFWTHLLGAGPTGRFDPPGLVFFDLDGVRLLLERGAPASLLYVHLPGLRARLPELAADGVVVESEPHVIFHHDDAALGPAGKDEWQAFVRDSEGNLVGLVDFA; encoded by the coding sequence ATGAACCTCGTCCAGGTCGCGCTCCGCGCGGAGGACCTCGACCGTGCCACCGACTTCTGGACGCACCTGCTCGGCGCCGGCCCCACGGGACGGTTCGACCCGCCCGGGCTGGTCTTCTTCGACCTCGACGGCGTCCGGCTCCTGCTGGAGCGCGGCGCGCCCGCGTCCCTGCTCTACGTCCACCTCCCCGGCCTGCGCGCACGCCTGCCGGAGCTTGCCGCGGACGGCGTCGTCGTCGAGTCGGAGCCGCACGTGATCTTCCACCACGACGACGCCGCCCTCGGGCCGGCAGGCAAGGACGAGTGGCAGGCGTTCGTGCGCGACAGCGAGGGCAACCTCGTGGGCCTCGTCGACTTCGCCTGA